A single window of Leptospira koniambonensis DNA harbors:
- a CDS encoding sensor histidine kinase, protein MNTKPKILIVDDRPENLVALETVLKDLDVDLIRALSGNEALRATLHHDFALALLDIQMPEMDGYELASILREEEKTSRLPFIFISAVYTDNLNVFKGYERGAFSFITKPFEPQILRNKVKFFVDKHMQEISLYNLNQDLQKKNEELEIANKELDAFCYSVSHDLRGPLRAIEGFAKILQEDFAKDLDDEAKRILGVIIGSTLKMDSLIDSLLLLSRMGKKEITKTIVNVSELVQHTLDELQTGTQNEKTKIQIGELFPVMGDIELLGQVFINLISNAIKYSSKKEKPIVEIGCNQSNGENTYFVKDNGAGFNMKYQNRLFGVFQRLHDNRDFEGIGIGLAIVHRIVTRHGGKVWAEGEVDKGATFYITFPQIQEI, encoded by the coding sequence ATGAATACTAAGCCTAAAATCCTGATCGTAGACGATAGGCCGGAAAACCTGGTCGCATTGGAAACTGTATTGAAAGATCTAGATGTGGATCTGATCCGTGCGTTAAGCGGTAACGAGGCATTAAGAGCAACATTACATCATGATTTTGCGTTGGCATTGTTGGATATCCAAATGCCAGAAATGGACGGATACGAATTGGCGAGTATTCTAAGGGAAGAAGAGAAGACCTCCAGGCTTCCTTTTATTTTTATCTCTGCCGTGTACACGGATAATCTGAACGTATTTAAAGGGTACGAAAGAGGAGCGTTCAGCTTCATCACCAAACCTTTCGAGCCTCAAATACTTCGAAATAAGGTGAAATTTTTTGTAGATAAGCATATGCAGGAGATCTCTCTCTATAATCTAAATCAGGATCTACAAAAGAAAAATGAAGAATTAGAAATTGCGAACAAGGAACTGGATGCATTTTGTTATTCTGTTTCCCATGACTTAAGAGGACCGTTACGTGCTATAGAAGGTTTTGCAAAAATACTTCAGGAAGATTTCGCAAAAGATCTGGACGATGAGGCAAAAAGGATACTGGGAGTGATCATAGGAAGCACTCTCAAGATGGACAGTCTGATAGATAGTCTGCTTCTACTTTCTAGAATGGGTAAAAAGGAAATTACTAAAACTATAGTAAATGTTTCAGAACTTGTGCAACATACTCTGGATGAATTACAAACAGGAACACAAAATGAAAAAACAAAGATCCAGATTGGAGAATTATTTCCAGTGATGGGAGATATAGAATTACTCGGTCAGGTTTTTATAAATTTGATCTCTAATGCGATCAAGTATTCTTCCAAAAAAGAGAAACCGATTGTAGAGATAGGATGTAACCAATCCAACGGAGAAAATACTTACTTCGTAAAAGATAATGGCGCCGGTTTTAATATGAAATACCAGAACAGACTTTTCGGAGTGTTCCAAAGACTACACGATAATCGGGATTTCGAGGGGATCGGCATAGGACTTGCGATCGTTCATAGGATTGTCACTCGTCATGGTGGAAAAGTTTGGGCAGAAGGTGAAGTGGACAAGGGTGCGACCTTCTATATTACATTTCCACAGATCCAAGAAATTTAA